A genome region from Kaistia algarum includes the following:
- a CDS encoding glutathione S-transferase N-terminal domain-containing protein: MPVQQTQPIELHFWPTPNGKKVSIMLEELDIPYSIHFVNIGKGEQFRPEFLAISPNNRMPAIVDPEGPDGKPISVFESGAILQYLGRKFGRFYPADERKRVAVEEWLMWQMGGFGPMLGQRNHFSVYAPERIPYATKRYQDETHRLYGVLNKRLATHEYVADDYSIADMAIFSWAAGWETQQFDTSDFPSVKRWIDLLNARPGVQRGMAIKAPVVPVSVADDKEAQKVLFGQRGN; the protein is encoded by the coding sequence ATGCCGGTGCAGCAGACCCAGCCGATCGAGCTTCATTTCTGGCCGACGCCGAATGGCAAGAAGGTCTCTATCATGCTGGAGGAACTCGATATTCCTTACAGCATCCACTTTGTGAATATCGGCAAGGGCGAGCAGTTCAGACCGGAATTCCTGGCGATTTCGCCGAACAACCGGATGCCGGCGATCGTCGATCCCGAGGGGCCTGACGGCAAGCCGATCTCCGTTTTCGAGTCGGGTGCCATCCTCCAATATCTGGGCCGGAAGTTCGGCCGCTTCTATCCGGCGGACGAGCGCAAGCGCGTTGCCGTCGAAGAATGGCTGATGTGGCAGATGGGCGGCTTCGGGCCGATGCTCGGCCAGCGCAACCATTTCTCCGTCTACGCGCCCGAGCGCATTCCCTATGCGACCAAGCGCTATCAGGACGAGACGCACCGTCTCTACGGCGTGCTCAACAAGCGCCTCGCAACTCATGAATATGTGGCCGACGATTATTCGATCGCCGACATGGCCATCTTTAGCTGGGCGGCCGGCTGGGAGACCCAGCAGTTCGACACGTCGGACTTCCCGAGCGTCAAGCGCTGGATCGATCTCCTGAACGCGCGTCCGGGCGTGCAGCGCGGCATGGCGATCAAGGCGCCGGTGGTGCCGGTCAGCGTCGCCGACGACAAGGAAGCCCA